Proteins from a genomic interval of Maylandia zebra isolate NMK-2024a linkage group LG15, Mzebra_GT3a, whole genome shotgun sequence:
- the mlpha gene encoding melanophilin a isoform X4, which yields MEHKLDLSRLTDEEAKHVWEVIQRDFNLRKKEEERLSELKSKIEKEDSKRELLGSQSNLSDSLCIRCLQPFKFLVNSKRQCLDCRMYTCKSCSRYNKKEHGWVCDNCRMNRVLKIGTLGWYHDNVRNRFKRFGSAKVMRSLYKRLNGEGGRDDDTQSMPDVHSHAYNGNEDDQGEFEGQRYKVMRKNKRLLSVHPMDFDNEDYLPHSRRPSVQQQDDRYYRNDVDYDHYSHRGNRRKSLDRYAMRPDDNGENRMVRTRSLSKITSSVARQQYIDTSDEEEYQRYPQMYQQPPHRRRGSRTSSQENLGQAPPINELSKRMLAIESLLSRLEEKITPGVNEQASNPSAQNEEEKLRRKLSELAGNLSDKGPSSDDEAGKKSFSVGKGLAGLKGGPAIALNSRKNKELSSSSDEMPTEAQKVYITAGQSYELESKLRRLEQSAKNQFGGATDSELSDLEDVVALTAARVQSAESEVSDIESKIAALSAAGSKKKVSGTQRKKSTQDFQKANGTQWKSSNMF from the exons ATGGAGCATAAGCTGGATCTTTCCCGTCTAACGGATGAAGAGGCCAAACATGTTTGGGAAGTGATTCAACGAGATTTCAACCTCcgcaagaaagaagaagagagactCAG TGAGCTGAAGAGTAAGATTGAgaaggaggactcaaaacgAGAACTGCTGGGCTCTCAGAGCAACTTGTCCGACTCGCTTTGTATCCGCTGCCTGCAGCCCTTCAAGTTCCTGGTGAACAGCAAACGCCAGTGTCTGGACTGTCGCATGTACACCTGCAAGTCCTGCAGCCGCTACAACAAGAAGGAGCACGGCTGGGTGTGCGACAACTGCCGCATGAACAG GGTGCTCAAGATCGGGACTCTGGGCTGGTACCATGACAACGTGAGAAACCGTTTCAAACGCTTTGGTAGTGCCAAAGTGATGAGGTCATTGTACAAGAGGCTGAACGGAGAAG GTGGGCGTGATGATGACACGCAGAGTATGCCGGATGTCCACAGTC ACGCGTATAATGGCAATGAGGATGATCAAGGAGAATTCGAGGGTCAGCGCTACAAAGTG ATGAGGAAGAACAAACGTCTGCTGTCTGTTCATCCTATGGACTTTGACAATGAGGATTATCTGCCTCACTCACGGCGTCCGTCTGTACAG cagcaggatgaTCGGTACTATAGGAATGACGTGGACTACGACCATTACAGCCACAGAGGAAACCGCAGGAAGAGCCTGGACCGATATGCCATGAGACCTG ATGACAACGGAGAGAATCGGATGGTCCGGACTCGTTCTCTGTCCAAGATTACCTCGTCGGTGGCTCGGCAGCAGTACATTGACACATCAGACGAGGAGGAGTACCAGAGGTACCCGCAGATGTACCAACAACCACCCCACCGCCGAAGGGGCAGTAGAACCTCCTCCCAGGAGAACCTGGGACAAGCCCCGCCG ATAAATGAACTGAGCAAACGAATGTTGGCCATCGAGAGTCTGCTGAGCCGCCTGGAGGAAAAGATTACACCTGGTGTAAACGAG CAGGCATCAAATCCATCAGCTCAGAATGAGGAGGAGAAACTGAGAAGGAAGCTTAGTGAGCTGGCGGGGAACCTGAGCGATAAGGGCCCGTCATCGGACGACGAAGCTGGGAAGAAGTCCTTTTCTGTGGGTAAAGGTTTGGCCGGACTGAAGGGTGGCCCAGCAATCGCTCTGAACTCCCGGAAGAACAAAGAACTGAGCTCATCCAGTGATGAGATGCCCACTGAGGCTCAAAAG GTGTACATCACGGCCGGTCAGTCCTACGAGCTGGAGTCGAAGCTGCGGCGGCTCGAGCAGAGTGCCAAGAATCAGTTTGGAGGGGCGACGGACTCGGAGCTGTCTGACCTTGAGGACGTGGTGGCACTGACCGCCGCCAGAGTCCAGAGTGCTGAGAGCGAG GTCTCTGATATTGAGAGTAAAATCGCTGCTCTGAGCGCCGCCGGATCCAAGAAGAAG GTTTCAGGAACTCAGAGAAAAAAGTCGACTCAGGATTTTCAGA AAGCTAACGGCACTCAGTGGAAATCCAGCAACATGTTCTGA
- the mlpha gene encoding melanophilin a isoform X2: MEHKLDLSRLTDEEAKHVWEVIQRDFNLRKKEEERLSELKSKIEKEDSKRELLGSQSNLSDSLCIRCLQPFKFLVNSKRQCLDCRMYTCKSCSRYNKKEHGWVCDNCRMNRVLKIGTLGWYHDNVRNRFKRFGSAKVMRSLYKRLNGEGGRDDDTQSMPDVHSHAYNGNEDDQGEFEGQRYKVMRKNKRLLSVHPMDFDNEDYLPHSRRPSVQQQQDDRYYRNDVDYDHYSHRGNRRKSLDRYAMRPDDNGENRMVRTRSLSKITSSVARQQYIDTSDEEEYQRYPQMYQQPPHRRRGSRTSSQENLGQAPPINELSKRMLAIESLLSRLEEKITPGVNEQASNPSAQNEEEKLRRKLSELAGNLSDKGPSSDDEAGKKSFSVGKGLAGLKGGPAIALNSRKNKELSSSSDEMPTEAQKRSTAAALCDLTTEVLRTINATENAMVEYGLSEPIDRSHLVGTDVKQADDAFRELEENVYITAGQSYELESKLRRLEQSAKNQFGGATDSELSDLEDVVALTAARVQSAESEVSDIESKIAALSAAGSKKKVSGTQRKKSTQDFQTNGTQWKSSNMF; the protein is encoded by the exons ATGGAGCATAAGCTGGATCTTTCCCGTCTAACGGATGAAGAGGCCAAACATGTTTGGGAAGTGATTCAACGAGATTTCAACCTCcgcaagaaagaagaagagagactCAG TGAGCTGAAGAGTAAGATTGAgaaggaggactcaaaacgAGAACTGCTGGGCTCTCAGAGCAACTTGTCCGACTCGCTTTGTATCCGCTGCCTGCAGCCCTTCAAGTTCCTGGTGAACAGCAAACGCCAGTGTCTGGACTGTCGCATGTACACCTGCAAGTCCTGCAGCCGCTACAACAAGAAGGAGCACGGCTGGGTGTGCGACAACTGCCGCATGAACAG GGTGCTCAAGATCGGGACTCTGGGCTGGTACCATGACAACGTGAGAAACCGTTTCAAACGCTTTGGTAGTGCCAAAGTGATGAGGTCATTGTACAAGAGGCTGAACGGAGAAG GTGGGCGTGATGATGACACGCAGAGTATGCCGGATGTCCACAGTC ACGCGTATAATGGCAATGAGGATGATCAAGGAGAATTCGAGGGTCAGCGCTACAAAGTG ATGAGGAAGAACAAACGTCTGCTGTCTGTTCATCCTATGGACTTTGACAATGAGGATTATCTGCCTCACTCACGGCGTCCGTCTGTACAG cagcagcaggatgaTCGGTACTATAGGAATGACGTGGACTACGACCATTACAGCCACAGAGGAAACCGCAGGAAGAGCCTGGACCGATATGCCATGAGACCTG ATGACAACGGAGAGAATCGGATGGTCCGGACTCGTTCTCTGTCCAAGATTACCTCGTCGGTGGCTCGGCAGCAGTACATTGACACATCAGACGAGGAGGAGTACCAGAGGTACCCGCAGATGTACCAACAACCACCCCACCGCCGAAGGGGCAGTAGAACCTCCTCCCAGGAGAACCTGGGACAAGCCCCGCCG ATAAATGAACTGAGCAAACGAATGTTGGCCATCGAGAGTCTGCTGAGCCGCCTGGAGGAAAAGATTACACCTGGTGTAAACGAG CAGGCATCAAATCCATCAGCTCAGAATGAGGAGGAGAAACTGAGAAGGAAGCTTAGTGAGCTGGCGGGGAACCTGAGCGATAAGGGCCCGTCATCGGACGACGAAGCTGGGAAGAAGTCCTTTTCTGTGGGTAAAGGTTTGGCCGGACTGAAGGGTGGCCCAGCAATCGCTCTGAACTCCCGGAAGAACAAAGAACTGAGCTCATCCAGTGATGAGATGCCCACTGAGGCTCAAAAG AGATCGACTGCCGCCGCCCTCTGTGACCTCACCACTGAGGTCCTGAGAACCATTAATGCCACAGAAAACGCTATGGTCGAGTACGGCCTCTCAGAGCCGATCGACAGGTCCCACTTAGTAGGCACTGACGTAAAGCAGGCCGATGATGCGTTCAGGGAACTTGAGGAAAAT GTGTACATCACGGCCGGTCAGTCCTACGAGCTGGAGTCGAAGCTGCGGCGGCTCGAGCAGAGTGCCAAGAATCAGTTTGGAGGGGCGACGGACTCGGAGCTGTCTGACCTTGAGGACGTGGTGGCACTGACCGCCGCCAGAGTCCAGAGTGCTGAGAGCGAG GTCTCTGATATTGAGAGTAAAATCGCTGCTCTGAGCGCCGCCGGATCCAAGAAGAAG GTTTCAGGAACTCAGAGAAAAAAGTCGACTCAGGATTTTCAGA CTAACGGCACTCAGTGGAAATCCAGCAACATGTTCTGA
- the mlpha gene encoding melanophilin a isoform X1 produces the protein MEHKLDLSRLTDEEAKHVWEVIQRDFNLRKKEEERLSELKSKIEKEDSKRELLGSQSNLSDSLCIRCLQPFKFLVNSKRQCLDCRMYTCKSCSRYNKKEHGWVCDNCRMNRVLKIGTLGWYHDNVRNRFKRFGSAKVMRSLYKRLNGEGGRDDDTQSMPDVHSHAYNGNEDDQGEFEGQRYKVMRKNKRLLSVHPMDFDNEDYLPHSRRPSVQQQQDDRYYRNDVDYDHYSHRGNRRKSLDRYAMRPDDNGENRMVRTRSLSKITSSVARQQYIDTSDEEEYQRYPQMYQQPPHRRRGSRTSSQENLGQAPPINELSKRMLAIESLLSRLEEKITPGVNEQASNPSAQNEEEKLRRKLSELAGNLSDKGPSSDDEAGKKSFSVGKGLAGLKGGPAIALNSRKNKELSSSSDEMPTEAQKRSTAAALCDLTTEVLRTINATENAMVEYGLSEPIDRSHLVGTDVKQADDAFRELEENVYITAGQSYELESKLRRLEQSAKNQFGGATDSELSDLEDVVALTAARVQSAESEVSDIESKIAALSAAGSKKKVSGTQRKKSTQDFQKANGTQWKSSNMF, from the exons ATGGAGCATAAGCTGGATCTTTCCCGTCTAACGGATGAAGAGGCCAAACATGTTTGGGAAGTGATTCAACGAGATTTCAACCTCcgcaagaaagaagaagagagactCAG TGAGCTGAAGAGTAAGATTGAgaaggaggactcaaaacgAGAACTGCTGGGCTCTCAGAGCAACTTGTCCGACTCGCTTTGTATCCGCTGCCTGCAGCCCTTCAAGTTCCTGGTGAACAGCAAACGCCAGTGTCTGGACTGTCGCATGTACACCTGCAAGTCCTGCAGCCGCTACAACAAGAAGGAGCACGGCTGGGTGTGCGACAACTGCCGCATGAACAG GGTGCTCAAGATCGGGACTCTGGGCTGGTACCATGACAACGTGAGAAACCGTTTCAAACGCTTTGGTAGTGCCAAAGTGATGAGGTCATTGTACAAGAGGCTGAACGGAGAAG GTGGGCGTGATGATGACACGCAGAGTATGCCGGATGTCCACAGTC ACGCGTATAATGGCAATGAGGATGATCAAGGAGAATTCGAGGGTCAGCGCTACAAAGTG ATGAGGAAGAACAAACGTCTGCTGTCTGTTCATCCTATGGACTTTGACAATGAGGATTATCTGCCTCACTCACGGCGTCCGTCTGTACAG cagcagcaggatgaTCGGTACTATAGGAATGACGTGGACTACGACCATTACAGCCACAGAGGAAACCGCAGGAAGAGCCTGGACCGATATGCCATGAGACCTG ATGACAACGGAGAGAATCGGATGGTCCGGACTCGTTCTCTGTCCAAGATTACCTCGTCGGTGGCTCGGCAGCAGTACATTGACACATCAGACGAGGAGGAGTACCAGAGGTACCCGCAGATGTACCAACAACCACCCCACCGCCGAAGGGGCAGTAGAACCTCCTCCCAGGAGAACCTGGGACAAGCCCCGCCG ATAAATGAACTGAGCAAACGAATGTTGGCCATCGAGAGTCTGCTGAGCCGCCTGGAGGAAAAGATTACACCTGGTGTAAACGAG CAGGCATCAAATCCATCAGCTCAGAATGAGGAGGAGAAACTGAGAAGGAAGCTTAGTGAGCTGGCGGGGAACCTGAGCGATAAGGGCCCGTCATCGGACGACGAAGCTGGGAAGAAGTCCTTTTCTGTGGGTAAAGGTTTGGCCGGACTGAAGGGTGGCCCAGCAATCGCTCTGAACTCCCGGAAGAACAAAGAACTGAGCTCATCCAGTGATGAGATGCCCACTGAGGCTCAAAAG AGATCGACTGCCGCCGCCCTCTGTGACCTCACCACTGAGGTCCTGAGAACCATTAATGCCACAGAAAACGCTATGGTCGAGTACGGCCTCTCAGAGCCGATCGACAGGTCCCACTTAGTAGGCACTGACGTAAAGCAGGCCGATGATGCGTTCAGGGAACTTGAGGAAAAT GTGTACATCACGGCCGGTCAGTCCTACGAGCTGGAGTCGAAGCTGCGGCGGCTCGAGCAGAGTGCCAAGAATCAGTTTGGAGGGGCGACGGACTCGGAGCTGTCTGACCTTGAGGACGTGGTGGCACTGACCGCCGCCAGAGTCCAGAGTGCTGAGAGCGAG GTCTCTGATATTGAGAGTAAAATCGCTGCTCTGAGCGCCGCCGGATCCAAGAAGAAG GTTTCAGGAACTCAGAGAAAAAAGTCGACTCAGGATTTTCAGA AAGCTAACGGCACTCAGTGGAAATCCAGCAACATGTTCTGA
- the mlpha gene encoding melanophilin a isoform X3, protein MEHKLDLSRLTDEEAKHVWEVIQRDFNLRKKEEERLSELKSKIEKEDSKRELLGSQSNLSDSLCIRCLQPFKFLVNSKRQCLDCRMYTCKSCSRYNKKEHGWVCDNCRMNRVLKIGTLGWYHDNVRNRFKRFGSAKVMRSLYKRLNGEGGRDDDTQSMPDVHSHAYNGNEDDQGEFEGQRYKVMRKNKRLLSVHPMDFDNEDYLPHSRRPSVQQQQDDRYYRNDVDYDHYSHRGNRRKSLDRYAMRPDDNGENRMVRTRSLSKITSSVARQQYIDTSDEEEYQRYPQMYQQPPHRRRGSRTSSQENLGQAPPINELSKRMLAIESLLSRLEEKITPGVNEQASNPSAQNEEEKLRRKLSELAGNLSDKGPSSDDEAGKKSFSVGKGLAGLKGGPAIALNSRKNKELSSSSDEMPTEAQKVYITAGQSYELESKLRRLEQSAKNQFGGATDSELSDLEDVVALTAARVQSAESEVSDIESKIAALSAAGSKKKVSGTQRKKSTQDFQKANGTQWKSSNMF, encoded by the exons ATGGAGCATAAGCTGGATCTTTCCCGTCTAACGGATGAAGAGGCCAAACATGTTTGGGAAGTGATTCAACGAGATTTCAACCTCcgcaagaaagaagaagagagactCAG TGAGCTGAAGAGTAAGATTGAgaaggaggactcaaaacgAGAACTGCTGGGCTCTCAGAGCAACTTGTCCGACTCGCTTTGTATCCGCTGCCTGCAGCCCTTCAAGTTCCTGGTGAACAGCAAACGCCAGTGTCTGGACTGTCGCATGTACACCTGCAAGTCCTGCAGCCGCTACAACAAGAAGGAGCACGGCTGGGTGTGCGACAACTGCCGCATGAACAG GGTGCTCAAGATCGGGACTCTGGGCTGGTACCATGACAACGTGAGAAACCGTTTCAAACGCTTTGGTAGTGCCAAAGTGATGAGGTCATTGTACAAGAGGCTGAACGGAGAAG GTGGGCGTGATGATGACACGCAGAGTATGCCGGATGTCCACAGTC ACGCGTATAATGGCAATGAGGATGATCAAGGAGAATTCGAGGGTCAGCGCTACAAAGTG ATGAGGAAGAACAAACGTCTGCTGTCTGTTCATCCTATGGACTTTGACAATGAGGATTATCTGCCTCACTCACGGCGTCCGTCTGTACAG cagcagcaggatgaTCGGTACTATAGGAATGACGTGGACTACGACCATTACAGCCACAGAGGAAACCGCAGGAAGAGCCTGGACCGATATGCCATGAGACCTG ATGACAACGGAGAGAATCGGATGGTCCGGACTCGTTCTCTGTCCAAGATTACCTCGTCGGTGGCTCGGCAGCAGTACATTGACACATCAGACGAGGAGGAGTACCAGAGGTACCCGCAGATGTACCAACAACCACCCCACCGCCGAAGGGGCAGTAGAACCTCCTCCCAGGAGAACCTGGGACAAGCCCCGCCG ATAAATGAACTGAGCAAACGAATGTTGGCCATCGAGAGTCTGCTGAGCCGCCTGGAGGAAAAGATTACACCTGGTGTAAACGAG CAGGCATCAAATCCATCAGCTCAGAATGAGGAGGAGAAACTGAGAAGGAAGCTTAGTGAGCTGGCGGGGAACCTGAGCGATAAGGGCCCGTCATCGGACGACGAAGCTGGGAAGAAGTCCTTTTCTGTGGGTAAAGGTTTGGCCGGACTGAAGGGTGGCCCAGCAATCGCTCTGAACTCCCGGAAGAACAAAGAACTGAGCTCATCCAGTGATGAGATGCCCACTGAGGCTCAAAAG GTGTACATCACGGCCGGTCAGTCCTACGAGCTGGAGTCGAAGCTGCGGCGGCTCGAGCAGAGTGCCAAGAATCAGTTTGGAGGGGCGACGGACTCGGAGCTGTCTGACCTTGAGGACGTGGTGGCACTGACCGCCGCCAGAGTCCAGAGTGCTGAGAGCGAG GTCTCTGATATTGAGAGTAAAATCGCTGCTCTGAGCGCCGCCGGATCCAAGAAGAAG GTTTCAGGAACTCAGAGAAAAAAGTCGACTCAGGATTTTCAGA AAGCTAACGGCACTCAGTGGAAATCCAGCAACATGTTCTGA